TTATTTTAAATCACTATTTTGGGAGAAAAATCTCCTTTTCAAAAGTTAATGTGGGAATATTTTATTTACAGATGTGGACACGTGGTGTCCGAAAGTTATTGAAAATTAGGACCTTATATGCCGGGGGGTATGTTTGGTTCTTTGTTTTAAATGATTGGGGTTTCTACAAAACTGGATTTTTCTTATAATGTTCAGTGAAATGTCCTGAACGGTACTTGGGTTGACACTCCTCTGGGAAATATTAAGTTTTGTTTATTCGGCACTTCCAATATGGAGGTGCCTTTCTATGTCAAACCGGCGCCTGGTCTGATATCTTTTTTGCCCTCATCGCCGGGCGGGCTAGACCCTACAAATTAACTCGCAGGATCATTCAGGAGCTTCTCTCGGGCAAGAGGCAAGCTGTCAAGAAATGTCTGCATCGGCGTCTTGCCTTTACACCTTTTCCCCTGATGTGTTCGCTCTTCGTTGTATTCCAGCATATAAAAATCCAAATCCTCCTGCATTTGTTCAACTGATTTATACATTGTCCTTCGGAATGCGGGTTTATAAAATTCATTCAGAATTGTTTGGTTAAAACGCTCGCATATACCGTTTGTTTGAGGGCTTTTAGCCTTTGTCATTGTGTGCTCAATGTCGTTCATCTGCAGAAATAACTCATACAAGTGTTTCTCAGGTGCTCCACAGTACTCCGTTCCTCTGTCTGTGAGTACTCTCATTATCGGTATCATATGATTCTCAAAGAACGGTAAGACTCTGTCATTTAATATATCTGCTGCTGTTACTGGTACCTTGGCTGTATATAATTTTGCGAATCCCACTGCCGAATAAGTATCTATGGCAGTTTGCTGATATATACGTCCAACACCTTTGATATAGCCCACATAGAAAGTGTCCTGTGCCAGCAAATATCCCGGGTGCTGGGTATCTATCTCGTCTATGGATATATTCTTTTCCTGCTGTGCCTTTTCCAGAGCAGCGAGCTGATCTTCAGTGTAAAGTATGCCTTCCTTGGCAGCCTTTTCTTCAAGCTTTTTGAGTCTCTTGTCAAAGGTTTCTATATTATATCTCTGCCAGATTGATCTTACCCCTCCGGCTGATACAAGAACTCCTTGTTTTCTCAGTTCGTTACTTGCCCTGAGCTGCCCGTATGCCGGCTTTTCATATGCTATTCTTAATACGGCTTCCTCAGTTTCTGGAGCAACCCTGTTTTTCATACAAGGCTTTCTTCTGGTCTTGTCCTTTAATCCTTCCAGACCATTTTCCTCGTAAGCTTTCTTAATATCATAGAAGTGCTGTCTGCTGACTCCATGAATTTTACATGCTTCACTTACGTTTTGAAGATATTCGGCCAACTCAATCAGGCTCATTTTGTTTTTAACTATACGATCTTGTGCTGTCATAATTGAAATCTCCTCCTACAATTTAATTATTGTCCAGAGGAGATATTGCCCAACATTATTCAGATACTGTCAAGTGAAGTCAATTCTCTAGCAAGTGAAATATTTAAATGCTTGTATCCTTAGTGTATCAGGTACATATATAATATTTATACTTGATGGATATGCCGGTTCCTTATCAAGTACTGATACTTCTCTTAATATCATATCCTCTATGATCCGACTATTTATAAGCTCCTTATGAATTATTCTTTCTTCAAAGGGAACAAAGTTGAATGAACAACCTTTTATGCTACCGTATATACACTTAGATATAACTTCAATATCACTTATATTTGCTATGAATGTAAGTCCTAAATCATTCTCACATAAGGATATGTCCTCAATGCTTGCGATTTGTCTTTCATGATTAAAATATAAAGGCACTTTCCCGTAATTTTGTAAGCTTTCCTTAAACGCCCCTTCCTTTATTCTTTCTCTAAAGGGCTTAATGTCTTCATTAAATATTGCTCGACTTTCGTTAGTATTAATATTACCTTGTATTATCGCTTTATCCATATACCTCCTACCCCCCTGCATTAAATCGCTATAGTAATTATTTTATTATAGACTTTATCAGTGGTATATTTTTCTTAGAACTTTCAATAGCTAATTCTGCTATATTCCCATGATTAATTCTTTGGTTTATTAATCTCTGGACATCGTCAAATACTCTCATGTCTCTTCTTGAAACTATTAATGCTTTTGCTTTTGCTCTATACATTTCAATTTTTTCGTCCATTTCATTCAGTAGTTCTGTTGTTATAACCCTAGCTTGCTCATAAAGCTCATACAGTTCTTCAGAAATCACCGTATTAGCCAATGCTGTTTTGTACGCTTCCATAAAAACTTTTCTAGCATCTGTTAGCTCCTCATTTTTTAGATCGATATCTAACTGTATTGACATAGCTTCAATTTTACTCTCAGTTGTTCCGTCAGAATAATTAGCAGCCTTAAGCTTTAGTTGTTGAATTTCGTCTTCGATTCTATCAACAATGCCCTTTGCTTTCATAGTCTCTGTTACACATTGAAGTATATTTTCTGGTAATAATTCGTTGATTTTGCTATCCAAAGTAGTATACAATTCCTTATTTATATCCTTGCACCTTCCTAGTACATGCTTAATTGTTCCTGAAGGAAACGCTGTAGACCCTCCTAGAAGAGCACCCTTTTCTTCTCTAATAACATCGTGGTTTAATATCTCATCGTAATTTATTTTACTTACCTTAGATTTTAAATTAATTTTTTTTGACATATAATTAGTCTCCTTGTTTATTTTTGATTTTTTATTGTAGGTTATATGTAATCAGGATAATCTGCAGTCTGACCCTGTTGTTTATATTATTTTCCTCTGCCGTAACCACTCATTTTCAGCTTTGAATATATTGATCAATTCTTCCAAATTTGTTTTTACTGGTGCAGCAATTATTCCATAATCCTCTGCTAAAGCTCTTAATTTATGGTTACGTTTAAGTCTATCTCTTGCCTTGTTTATATGGTTATGTATGTCTCGCTCAGTAAGGTTATACTTTTTGCTTAAATATCTTATCGATAGCTGCTTGCCTAAATTTTCAAATATCAATTCTCTTACCGGGTGGTCAGTAGTTTCTGTAAGTATTTTTTGGACTTCTGATTGGATAAAGCTTAATTCTATATCATCAACAAATTTCTCAGCTTCGGAATCCTGTAACATGTCAATAAATTCAACATC
This genomic stretch from Ruminiclostridium cellulolyticum H10 harbors:
- a CDS encoding IS481-like element ISCce1 family transposase codes for the protein MTAQDRIVKNKMSLIELAEYLQNVSEACKIHGVSRQHFYDIKKAYEENGLEGLKDKTRRKPCMKNRVAPETEEAVLRIAYEKPAYGQLRASNELRKQGVLVSAGGVRSIWQRYNIETFDKRLKKLEEKAAKEGILYTEDQLAALEKAQQEKNISIDEIDTQHPGYLLAQDTFYVGYIKGVGRIYQQTAIDTYSAVGFAKLYTAKVPVTAADILNDRVLPFFENHMIPIMRVLTDRGTEYCGAPEKHLYELFLQMNDIEHTMTKAKSPQTNGICERFNQTILNEFYKPAFRRTMYKSVEQMQEDLDFYMLEYNEERTHQGKRCKGKTPMQTFLDSLPLAREKLLNDPAS
- a CDS encoding HK97 family phage prohead protease, translating into MDKAIIQGNINTNESRAIFNEDIKPFRERIKEGAFKESLQNYGKVPLYFNHERQIASIEDISLCENDLGLTFIANISDIEVISKCIYGSIKGCSFNFVPFEERIIHKELINSRIIEDMILREVSVLDKEPAYPSSINIIYVPDTLRIQAFKYFTC
- a CDS encoding RNA polymerase sigma factor, translating into MTNEELIPKAKQGDKQALQALYDNNIGIMHKLIFRYSVSKQDRDDFLQECYFVLLNCVKAYKPEREILFISYLGNAIVWMILRKKGQMRKYENNVSLNSKVNNDTEDVEFIDMLQDSEAEKFVDDIELSFIQSEVQKILTETTDHPVRELIFENLGKQLSIRYLSKKYNLTERDIHNHINKARDRLKRNHKLRALAEDYGIIAAPVKTNLEELINIFKAENEWLRQRKII